The genomic segment gacgcgagcgccGTGCATATGCAGATCTCTGGAAATAAGAAAATCTCTTTCTCGAGCAATAAGATTCCCCCCTGAAGGACTCGCTCAACCTGCCCCTTTGGTGGCAACTCTACAGGACATCTTCACAAAAAAAGCAGCTTTTTATGTTCAAGCAGGTGTCCTATATACTACCACTTCCACACGCGtacgcatacacacataaatGCACAgataactatatatatatatataaatataaataaatatatataaataaatataaatatatatatatatatataaatatatataaatatatatgaacaCATCTATACTTATCTGCTTGtgcacctatatatatatatatatatatatatatatatatatatacatatgaatgtgcatgtacatgcatgtagaGATCTATTCTTACGAGCATTTGAGTTGTTTGAAGGTGCCATAGACATCGATGAGAGGCGTTTCTGGAGGCAACTGAAGCGGCTGTGTTTCGTCAACAAGGCTGGACATGTCGAGGCGGACGTCTTCAATTTCcatgtctgcatgcgcgtctgcgTGCGAAGGCTTTCCGCCTTCGCGCGCGCTCGGCTGCTCGAGGTAGCCGGCTGAGGGCATCCGGCAAAACAAGTGacttttcctgtctctctcagctcCTCCCCGTCGCCCCTGCTCGCGCGTGGCGGAGACGCTTCCCTTCTCGAATTCatgcgccgcttctctctcgctcgcctctctcgtctccaaCGACGCACGCAACTCGCCTTCTCGCAAACacaacgaagacgaagaagaagcggaagaggaagaagaggaggaagaggaggaggaagaaaggtgCTGTGTTGGAGTATCCCAACTTGGAGATGGAGAagtcgacagcgagaggagtTCCACGTTTTCTTCAGACCCTGAGAAGGTCGGAAGCCAAGCGATTGGGTGTCCCCGTTCAACGTCGCGAGCGTCTGCACTCTCTCGTGaatcgaggagaaaggcagagagatcTCGTGCCTCCAtgtccttcttccccctcaactgctccgtctcctctccaggtCCTTCTTCCCGGCTGTCGGCTTCGTGTCCTGTCTCAGAgcagagcagcagcggctgcaCGCGCCGGCGCCCGctccggtgtacgtacagcagagagaccgcgCCGCGTCTCCACCGCGCTGACGCGGCGAacgaagaactggagaacgagacgaaaGTGTGGGCGTGGATGAACGGGTGTTGAGAGCGCAGCAGCTCCTCCAAAACGTCTCGCAAGCGGTGCGAGCAGAGGTAGCCCAGCACCACGCGCGACTCCGAGTCCAGGACGACTGGAAAGCCTTCAAACGGATGTctggaagaaacggaaaacaaagaagactCAAACTGAAGAGTGAGGAGAGActgaaaacaagaaaaagaagaaaagcagaaagagaggggaggcaaggacagcgagagatcgaaagggagagaaggagagacagaatggagggagagcgagagagtaagggagaaaaagagggtgggaagaacgagaaagcgTCTGCGTCGGTTTCGACGAATGTCGGCGTGACTTGAAGGTGAAAAGGATATCGTCAGGTTTTACATTGATAGTTGCCGACAGATATGTTTAAGAGACAGGAACTCTCTGAACGGTTTCCTCACTTGGAGACAAGGTGCAGAAGATCGCCGAGCGTTCGCCTCTCGTTGACGGCAAGAAAAACCACGTTTCTTTCCATGACGTCTGCAGCTCGCAGATTCGCGAAGGAGACCTGGAAACGCGAACAGAACGGCTCTCGCTTTGAACGTAAGACGCAACGCAACGTCAAAAGAGACTTCCGTCAGTCAAACGCGAGACGAGTCTCTGAGTTTTTCCACACGAAGAAATGAACAGATATCTCCTTTGACTGACAGCTCTGGTTCACGACACGAAGTCACTCCACACCGCGAGGTCACTCCCCGGACGCCGAAACGCTGCGAAAGCTCTAGACCCACTCACTCGCACAAGGGCAGACTCGCGAACCTGTATACACCCAGAAGCAACCGGAAGGACAAGGAACTCAACACACCACGAAGGAACATCTGGATACGGCATGCCTATTGTACGCAGGTGCCGCATCACGAGGAACGGAGGAGTGAAAAGGACTCCTGTGCAGGCGTCGACCGCGGTACGTACTTCCTGCGTATGGAACATGAAGGGATAGCGCTTGCAGACGAGGAGGCCGTCGTAGAGGGAGTAGCCGCAGAGGGCACCGCTGACTCCTTTTGCGAcgccgagagcgaggaggaaggggagTCCGAAGGCCGAGGAATTGGGCGAGCCTTGCGCTTGAGAAGAGATTTCCATCATGAGGAGCACCAGCGACAAATTCATTCGTGTGATgccgcagagaaaggagacggcgCCCACGAGAGCGTAGCTGCTCGGAGAAGGATTCACCGTCATGAAAGGGTACGCCATGTTCAGTTTCAACACCAACAGACCGACCAGGCGCCCGTACGCAGAGCCGATctgcgaggcagagacacacaaagaggtccgaaaaaacacaaaggtCCGCAGGCGGGGGGGAGACGCGTAGCAGCtgtggggagagaaacgaagaacagaCATGCAAAGCGCGGGGACAGACTGGCGTTTGAAAGAGGCAAAAACCGATTCAGCAACCTGGCTCTCCCGGATGGAGCGTCAGAGGGGGCTGTGCTGGTGCTCTCTCAAAACAGCAGGTGTCGAAAGACAGGAACAGACGCATGCTTTTGCGTGTTCTGTTCTCTTCACTTTAGTCGGAAACGAATCGACTTCTCTCAGCGGTCATCGCGACAATGCCCACATTTTCTACTTCCACTCGCGACCTGGCCTGCTGTCTCAGTCCTCTCTCGaattctcctttcttctcccatCCCTCTCCGTGCTTCGCTCTTGACCCCCCGACTccttgtcttccttctctcctcgtctgacTCCTTTACaagttcctttcttccttcccgtcaccttcctttcttcttgctcgcaTTTCTCGCGCGGCACTTTCTCTTTGTGTCGTCCTCACAATCAAGGCTGGAACGAAGATGCCTGCAGGCAGCGCGAGGCCGAACGTGGCGACAGCGAGCGAAAATttgaggaggaggagaagaaacagttcGCCGAGCACGGCGGCGTCGAGGCGATACGCCGAGCCTGGGAGCCCTGGAGGTGTCGAGGCCTCTCCGGCTGTCTCGACGCccaaaggagagacgaagagagcaggcgcatgcagcgactcagaaaacgaagaaatcGGAACGGACGGTGGAAAGGAGGCAGGTGCAGGAGCGCACATCCCAAAGCGATCCACGGGGTGCCCCGCTGTCGACGAACATCTCGAGAAAAGATTCACTGCAGAttgaaaaaacgaaaagaaaacataTCGAGGAAAGCATACAGATATacttatacatatacatatacacagatCTACATATAAAATATGGGCGTGTGAGTGTTCAGACATATTTAGATGTAGGAGCGAAATGCAAAAAAACAACTGAGACGGGGAAAAGCAAGGCATGCTGGCATACTCTAGACGCATCGACGAAAATAGTCGGAGACGTGTACGTCGCAACAACACTGAGGGAAGACAttggagaaaaaaacgagacatGGTGATTCGCTGACGACCAAAGGCGTACCCTCTCGCCCGACAGACCAAGCCTTTCTGCACGGTCTTTGaacttttctctctcgttcgtctctctgtgttcgcGCGCTTCTACAGTtcaccttctttctcttttctctgtctccttcttgtgctttccctcatcttcttctcaccGAGAAGGTCTCCTGAGGAGGCGCCGACCATCGGGAACACGAAGTTGACAAgggcagtgcatgcagcgacgcagacgcagtcGGCAATGGGTCCCTGACTTTGAATTTTCTCCAACGTCTTTCTGAGAAACGatttctcccctctcgcatcttcctcccctctccctgcttcttccgtctcccgacctcctcgtctctcctccctcttcacctctccctcttcttctccgccttcttctcccgttccGCTGCGTTGGGCCTGTGCGTGAGTTCGCGGCTCCGTCGCCGTTCGCCTGGAGTTTCGGCGGCAGTCTGTGCTGTCCTCTGCTGCGCGAGGCGCTGGCCGATGCGCTCGCCGGAGTTGCGCGGCGCGGAGCGCTAACCAGATGAACACAGGGCCGAGGACGCCGCCGAGGAGCCCCAGCAGAGCGAAGGGCAGAAGTTCGACGACTTCGAACGTATGGAAGAAGTCTGCCGAGTCGCGCAGCCAGCGGGAAGGCCCCCCGCGGGAGAAGGGTGAGAAGAAGCCGGTTTTCGAGTCCTTCGGCGTCGCCTGCGAGTTCAGGATTTCCAGCACagtcgacgcagagacgcacgCGCAGCAGCACAGCCAGAGCGCGGACCCTGGGAGATCTGAAGCGCCCATCTCCTCGAAAGCAAACAAGACGCCTGCGATTGGACTCCCAAAGGCGCAGCTCATCCCCGCCGCGCTCGCGGCCGCCAGCAGAGGCTTCTGCACACTCTCCTCCCGACTGCGCAAAAAGCGCCCGCGCAAGCACCGCGTCTTGCCTTCCCACGGTGCAGACGCAGGACGCGGAGAGGACGGCGAGggagcaaaagaagaagaagacgaggcgggGAGGCGAGGAGGGCGGGAGGGAGACACGGGGGCAGAGACGGACGAAGGCAGGAGAGATGCATGGTCGCAGGCGTCCTCACGGTTCTCTCTGTggggagacgacggaggcaGACACTGGGGaaagcgtttctttcttcgaggAGCGCCGGGCGACGGGGAGCAGAGCCGCAGGAGCAGATGCGCCCAGCAACAAGCGACGTGAACCATTGGGCCTTCTTTTCCAAGCACGAGGCCGCTGCCAACTgccagagagaggccgaaAATCTTCACAATCAACACAGTCGCGGACAACACATGGGGGAGAGAACGGAAGCCGTTCAAGAGCACCTTGACTTCAGCAAttcctgaaaaaagaaacgaatgAAACGACAGCGGTCACATcaaaaagggagaaggccTAGCAACGCGCAAGCCACTCTTCGAGACTTCCCCGAttcctgtctgcttctcagGTGACGCTTTCCATCCGTCgacctctttcttcttcgtcctttcctttcttctccttctctgcttgccTTGTCCctcccgttcttctcctcgttttgcGCTCGAATTCCATACTGCTTTCTTGTTCCTTAAGTTTCgatgtttttctcctttctcccgaACTGGAGGTTTTCGCTCTCACCCGAGCCTGCGGCTTTCGGAGCCAAGGCGCAGACAAGCCAtgcggcggcggcgactGCGCCGATTGTCAcgagagcgaaaaagagaaaatcgAAGATGACGCGCGCGACGCGTCTCGCTCCCGCGCCTGTTActctcgccgcctcgcgaacgaaagaagaaagtgactccgaaaaggaaggcgcagaatccggagagaaagaaggagaagaagagcgagaaagaagtacagacaccggagaagaaggagatggaGGCACAGAtggggacgaagaagacagaggtacagagggagaggaaggaggagatgaaggaggagacgaagacgaagtaGGCAGAGGCAtagaaggagaggaagcggatgaaggcgaaggagaagaaggaacatgCGGTGGTAATGGAAGAACggaggggggagaagaagagtgagaagaagacgaggacggagaaggaggtaccggtgcagagagagacgaagaaggtggtggagaagacggaggcaCAGGTACagatggaggagaagaaggaagcagaggcatggatggagaagacggaggtaCAGGtacagagggagaggaagagtaaggagaagaaggatgaACCGGCGAAAACGAAGGTTGTTTGGGTTGgtggggagaaggaaagttgacagaaaggcgacgagaagagacaacgggagagagagatgagaggGAAATCACgttggagacagaagacggaTGTGAAGGCAAGGGTTCGAGTGTAACGACACCTGAATACggttgcttcttttctccagacgCCGTTGTCTCATTACGTTTGCTCTCTTCCAGAGCCGACGTCACAGGCCCCGGAGGCGgggacgaaagagaagaagccacagtagaagaagacgagggaggaagagccgaaggaggagaggaaggagacgaagaggacgacggaggaaaagtcgagaaagaagtAGGATCGCCTTGAGAGTTTCGCGGAGactggacagagagagaagcgacagggagaggaggagacgaagaaacaactGGAGCGGTCCTTTCCCTGTCTTTCGTCGTGGCGGCAAGAGAAGGGGAGCTGGCTTTGTCGAGGTCTGAACTGTTCTgcgttgcttctttttcagaGCCAGAAAGACGCCCCGATGCCGGGCTGCCGTTGCTCGCATTTTCCCTCGGATGACTTGTTTTGTCTACCTCCGCcgattcgtttctcttctcgggtGCCTCGTCAGCCGGTCCCTGCGCTCTCTCCGACAAGTCCGCAgagggggaaggagaagaggagggagaagaagaagacggaggagaggaagagggaggagaaggagggggaggagacgaagaaggaggaggggaagaagaagagggagaagaagacgacggaggagaagaagggggaggagacgaaggagagggaggagagggaggagaggaagagggaggagaagaagacggaggagaggaagggggaggagaaggagacggaggagaggaagagggaggagacgaaggagagggagaagtagaagaagacggaggagaaggagggggaggagacgaagaaggaggaggggaagaagaagagggagaagaagacgacggaggagaagaagacggaggagacgaagaaggaggaggggaagaagaagagggagaagaagacgacggaggagaagaagggggaggagacgaaggagagggaggagaggaagagggaggagaagaagacggaggagaggaagggggaggagaaggagacggaggagaggaagagggaggagacgaaggagagggagaagtagaagaagacggaggagaagaagacggaggagaggaagagggaggagacgaaggagagggagaagtagaagaagaaggagaagaagacggagaagaagaagagggaggagaaagggaaggacgCATCTTCAGATCCGCGTGGACGAAGGGTTCAGACGTCGGGCCGAGGACAAGAGCAGACCAGGACAGCCACGTCggcggaaagagaagacgcgccgCTTTCGCGGCCTCGCCACCCTCCGCAGATTTCCCCCCTCTGCCCACTGCATCAGCCGATTCAGTGGACGACGAAGCAtctggagacgaagcaggcgaagaaagaggagaagacgacgggagaggagagaactgAAGGGAGGGAGGCGCTGGTGGGATGCATGCATTGTTAGCGAAGTCTACAGTGAAGGCGGATCCGCAGCACTgcctgagaagaagagtcacAAGCCACGACACGAGTCGATCATTTACTGCAAGTTTCGTGATCTCTGCAGCACAATCAACTTCGCACACATTCTCCAGTTCTGCTGGATTCGTCTTCGCTAAAACGAACGTAGCAGGCACCGTTGAAGCGTCCTGCAGCGCTCCCGCGCAGCCAGAGACGGAGGGGACTTTGCAGAAACGTGCAAGAACACTCTGCGAGTCCATTTACTCGAAGAACTCCCCCACAACAAACGTTGGCCTTCTTTACTTCACACCATCGACGCTTCGCTCTGCGAAAGTCGAGCTACGAGCTGGAACTCTGCTACTTAGtccgcatgcacagagaccGAGCTCCGTGGCGCCTTTTACCCTCCGACGTTCGTAGCGGATGCTGAATGTCTACCCCGCTCGACCAGCGTCGTTTCCTCAATGGGTACCTCAACGTAGGAAGCGCACACAGCACGGACATCGCAGACCTGGCTGGCGTGTATCGGCGGAACATGGAGAAGCACAAAGTCAATTTTCGGCGATGGAAACAAACAGAGGCAGGCCCTTGCAGTTCCTCGCggctctgaagaagacgctgcTTCGGACAACGAGACACTGAGGTTTGTTCACCGAAAAaccgcgagagacgagaagaaacatcTAAAAACGACGCAGCACGGCAGGCAAGCTGCAGAGGGTTgacagtctcttcttcactttcgtcgtctgtcttcgtcttgtctttcttctgtttcgtcacCAGCGCTTATCGTGTCTTCAACTGGTGGCATCTCTGTCTTAAAGCGTCTACTCTTCACCGCCTCCGCTGGGCTGCTACAtatcccttctctctcgtctaGTGTGAGAATTGTGGGCTGCGCGTCCTCCTCAGCGCGCCACTGCCTCCCCCGTTTGTGGCAGACgaacacagagacgaacACACAGTCTCCCGACGGTCTCTCCGGTCTCGAGGACTCTGCGTGGTCCAGGTACGAAAAGGATTTTtattttttctcgcttcgcttcgCCCCCGAAACGCTTTTCTGTACGCACTCTCTGTCGAGCCAGAAGAACGAACGACAGAAGCCGACGCGGAGGTCGCTGACGAAGGTGGACGCGTGGTGGATGTAGAACGCAGAGAATCCAGTGAAGAGCCCTACGAGGGCGGCGAGGACCCAGACCTCGAGAACCTCGAACAGCTGGCGCTTCcccggtgtacagacagtcCGCTTGGCCGTGAGGAGCAGCCGCCGCAGGAGAGCCGCAACATGCACTGCGAGGAGAACCGCCACGCGGAGCAGAACTGCGAAAACCAGCAGCGCAGGCACCAGACaccaggtgtacgtacaccccgcGACGCGGCGGCCgagacgcagcagcgacgccggagcagccgcatgcaggcggCGCGGGCGCGGCAGAGCTCCACGTCTCggggcgggagagaagagcggcaaaaaagaggcagcagaggctTCGGAGTCCCCTAGAAAACGCGAACTCGCCTCCGAGAAATGATGAGTTTCTGAATCCTTGAGGAGGATGCGCTCGAAGGAGGGCTGTCGGCCGTCTGTGGAGAGGgactctcgctcttcttctctctgggaGGATAGAGGCTTGAGCGGAATCTCCTGTGGCCGCCGCTCCTGGCGAGAAGAGCCGGAGACGAGCCCAACTAGCGGCAGCGCGACCGCGAACCCTGAGGCTCTGACTTCTGAGAAGCTGTGCACAGAGGCAGTCTCGCGCCCGTGTGGAGACTCCGCAGAACACACCAGACTCTCAAACAGCGGAGAAGATTCCTccaaagacgcagacgaagaaaacgggaacgaagaggggggagaagaagagaagcaacaggaagaagagttctCTGGATTACTCAGCGGATTGGGAGCAAGGGGGAGAGTCAAACGTTTTGATGTTGTGCCTTCGTTGACGTCTCTGTTTagcgaaggaaaggagggCAGCGGCGCGGTCGCAGAAGGCGCATGCGTGGAAACGGAGTCGCCAGCCTCTCGCTGGCTGTTCTTCCCCGCCCCCGTctgctgtatgtacacctctcGCGGGCTCTGTgactcccttcttctcctgccaGGACGAGGCTCTTCCCCTCCGCCGCTCGGTGAAGCTGGCAtgatgcagagacgaaggggagggagaagaagagaaagaggagaagtggaggaagaggacgcaggGGCAGCTAGCCGAGTCGTCCGGAGTTACTCGCCACTGCCGCCGGTCATGTCGTCGCGCTTTTGTCGAAGGGGAGACATGGGAGGAGAGTCTGGTGGCTTTGACAGAGCATGAGAAGGATGGACAATGAACAGAAAGGTCCGCTGTCGCTGCACACAGATACGAGGGCGGTGAACGGCGCGGGCAGGCGGTTCAGCAGCGGTCCTTTGCAGAAGTTGACgtagagaagagaacgcgagtcTCTGGGCTTCGAGCAAAGGATAGAAGCTGCGTGGTTGGTACCATCTCCAAATATCAGAGATAAAAGAGCGTATTTTGTCTCCGGGAGAACGTGCAGGCCGCGACGCTTTCGATATAGGCACACGAAATTGGCTGGGCGGAGTCAAAAGAGGGGGGAAGAGTGCAGAAACTCGGGCgtggaagtggagagagaagccgcttttcgtctctccctgtctgcgtctcgtctctctcgtttttctcagctctctctctcggtcttctttgtcttctctcggggCCTCTGTGTGGCTTTGTCGTCTGCGCCTCGCCGAGCGCGGGCGAGGTTGGAGCAGCCAGGGAATGAGTCGGTTTTCGCAGAAAGATGTGAAAGCGTCCGCgtgcagacgagaaagcacaGGAAGCAAGCGTTCCACCTTTTTGGGTGTCTTTACACCCGAAAAGCGGCGAGTGTTTTCGAGcgctgcctcgtcttcctcctcgaccTTGTCCTGGGCCCCACGCAGGTTTGCAGGCGACTTTGCGGGTCTCTCCATGCGCCGCAtgcgtctttttttctttttcctgtcgaCTCTCGGACACCGAGACGCAGAGGTTCATCTGTGCGAGTCTGTTCTTcgcagaaaaaggcgagTCCGTGTGTCGAAGCAAGCCATCGCTGCATGTGGCTACAACTTCTCGTTCGGTGTCGGCTCTGCGCTCCTCTCGCCCTCGACTGGCTTGGTCCTtgttgcctctctcgctcgttgtgtcttcttttccggtctctctgcttcctgtaGAGGCACACGTCTTTCTTCGGATGTCTCCCGCTTTCCCCTTGAacaggaagacaggagacgctctcttctcccagAGATAAGCCGCGGGCGAACAAAGACCTCTTCATGCACAGAGAAGGAGCTGGCGAGAAGGTTTCTGCAGCTCAGTCGATCTCTTCTGAAATCCACCAacgcagacagacgaaaatggagaaggaaaggaaagcaaCAAGTTAGGAGGCAGGAGGGAGCAAAGCTCGGACGCCCAGcccctgctgtctccgatCTGCGGCAACGACCTGAGACACCAGCAGACACGTTCTGCGCCCAGAAACTCCTGTTGCCGTCCTGAGGAACTCTTtcgtccttgtctctctcctccacttcttcttgGTCTGCTCTCCCCTACGCGACCTTCGCCTCGGGcagcctctcctctcttctttccttctcatCAACCTGcgctcgacttctctctcgtgtctgaGAACAGTCGACCtcgtctgccttcctcgtcaCCCGCAAagattatatatatatatatatatatatatatatatatatatttatgtattcGTATGCCCgaattacatatatatatatatatatatattgtatgCATTGGTGTGTTTCTCGCAAGTGTGTGTACATGCGtggggagaaaaaagagtaGGAGGGAGACGCGCTTTGCCCCCGCAGATCGTGAATTGTGGAACGTATTGCTCCGGAAGAACGTGATCGGAGCGATTCAGCTGGAGAAGATGGCGACGCCTGCGCCCTTTAAAATCTTCAAGGCCTCGCCGCCTCCCGCGCCAACGGGTCGGAAGCCCACTGGGTACCGAggtgaggaaggagacactttgCTCGGCAAAAGAACGGTGTCGATCCTGCGAGAAGGCCTTGTCGGCCTCGAGCGAGCAAAGGTGGATGTGGAGGCAGCGAAAGGGCAGGCGAGAATGAGGGAGGtggagagcggagaaagagggaaagagaaagaaggagagagagggagaaaaggagactcgagagagatgatggacagaaagagagcacGATAACTgtcggaagaggaagaagaaagacaggaagagaataagagcgtggagagaaaggagaaaagtcagagaaaggagagagaggcgaaagagaagcgggTCGATGGATCTCCAGAACAGTGTCTGGAACTTGCTTTCCaagggaaaaaggaaaaaaatgTCGTCGAGCAAAGAAAGGAGTCTTTGTTTCATTGCCCCCACCCGCGGGAGGACGCAAGAGACGCCTGTCCATACGGCTCTCGCAATTCGCCACAGTCCCGTGCGCCACTTGGCAAACGCATCAAATTATATAATTGTGTATTCACGCCTttgcagctgcatgcgtttatatatatatatatatatatatatatatatatatatatatatatatgtatatgtatatatatatatataggcatcTGTGTAAAGCAGAATTTCAGAGGCGTAGGGTGGGGAAGAAGGTCGTCTGTTGGTGGTTTAGTTTGAGAATAGATTCTCTGTGTGTAGCAGTATCTCTGTATTTGAGTTCGAAAAAGTCGGTTGTTGTAATCTAAATAATCCAAATTAACTTGAGACACCTGGACGTGAGTgaatctgtttttctctcttttacAGGCAACCACTGGCACAAAAAAGTTCTGTACGACCCCGTCTACCCCACAACGAAAGTGagtgtttttcgtttttttccaaCTTTCTTTTCACTTGTGTCGACCTTTCCTCCATTCGCGTCGTACTCGCCGTACGTGTAtggtctccctctctctcctctttgctctccacgttcttcctctcttgctctctttctgcttcctttttcttctgtctgttgctcttctcttctcgctgttccactgtctgtctccccgtcctctctctcttcgccttccctccttcgctctcgtttctgcgcctctttctcgctctctttttctctctccgctcccCCGCGTCTGTGCGTAAATCCACGCGTGCATGTGTTTCTCTGGCGTTTCCTCTCAGGTCCCCGCAGCTCTGGTTCCGCGGTACCCGATCGACTGGCGCAACGGCGGCCGCGCACTGCTCATCGCTGCTCTCTCGAAGTTGGAAGGCGCATCTGCTCTCCAGCGGCGCATTTTCTTGCGGGAGAACAGCCGCGAGAGTCAGGTCCCGCagacgcctctgtctccctttcagaccggttcttctgcctccggAGGCGGCGCCTACTTGGTTTCTTCCCTCGGACGGAAGCGGAGCTACGTCGGGCGGATCGCCGTCAGTCTGATGCCTCGCCACAGACAGATCGCGGACTACCAGCGCGTCGGCGGCTTCTGTTCGCCGCGGTGCTTCTCGGAGTGCTCCAAGGAGCTCCGCCGCTGTCTGTGCGCGTGGAGATGCACAGGCTTCCACGAGCATGTCGTTCAAATGGACGGCATGCTCGGCGAATACAAGGGCGAAgtgaagacggagaagcccctcttctccgttctcagACGACAGGCCAGACGAAACGCGTAAGCGCGTGACGAagtcccccccccccaccccccctcccccccgcGAGCGAAAGACTGCGTATAGCGGGGGGCTTTCTGTGGGAGCGTTGCCACCGCG from the Toxoplasma gondii ME49 chromosome IX, whole genome shotgun sequence genome contains:
- a CDS encoding hypothetical protein (encoded by transcript TGME49_265470~Predicted trans-membrane domain (TMHMM2.0):4-27), which encodes MPELHIYIYIYIVCIGVFLASVCTCVGRKKSRRETRFAPADRELWNVLLRKNVIGAIQLEKMATPAPFKIFKASPPPAPTGRKPTGYRGNHWHKKVLYDPVYPTTKVPAALVPRYPIDWRNGGRALLIAALSKLEGASALQRRIFLRENSRESQVPQTPLSPFQTGSSASGGGAYLVSSLGRKRSYVGRIAVSLMPRHRQIADYQRVGGFCSPRCFSECSKELRRCLCAWRCTGFHEHVVQMDGMLGEYKGEVKTEKPLFSVLRRQARRNADPSEGVAFCAESAKFKSVRRAQHPAFEAFDRQGPDGPSQKPAPRKEPPLPFYSASHVPNVPRPPPPQPYTGPLKVREGDDEEDDEEEESAGRGCRDAWEGEESDSEDKIRGADKGHGRR